The Candidatus Saccharibacteria bacterium oral taxon 488 genome has a segment encoding these proteins:
- a CDS encoding FAD-dependent oxidoreductase — protein MSKEVIIVGAGPSALTAAIYLSREDVPTTLYERGVVGGMAAITDQIDNYPGFAEGVTGMKLASELQQQAERFGADIEYGDVTELKQVDGELELTVDGQPVRTKAVLLATGSNHRKLGVPGEDELYGRGVHYCATCDGAFYRDKCLIVVGGGNSAVQEAIFLTRYASHIDLLVRSKLRASDVLQKELQKYVDEGKITVHIGATTDEIIVKDDKFYGVKSTQNGEQKEFMADGLFVFIGLIPNTQFLVDSGIELDLGGHIVTDEHLHTNIPGVFASGDVRSGATMQIASAVGEGAVAALQIREYLQEKAREE, from the coding sequence ATGTCTAAAGAAGTTATCATCGTTGGCGCCGGTCCAAGCGCGCTGACTGCAGCAATTTACCTGTCGCGTGAGGATGTGCCAACGACATTGTATGAACGCGGCGTGGTTGGTGGTATGGCGGCTATCACTGATCAGATTGATAATTATCCAGGGTTTGCCGAGGGTGTAACCGGCATGAAATTGGCGTCAGAACTGCAGCAGCAGGCTGAGCGATTTGGTGCGGATATCGAGTACGGTGACGTGACGGAGCTGAAGCAGGTTGACGGTGAGCTGGAATTGACAGTTGACGGTCAGCCAGTGCGAACTAAAGCCGTGCTGCTGGCGACCGGCTCAAATCACCGCAAGCTGGGCGTGCCGGGCGAAGATGAATTGTATGGTCGCGGCGTGCATTACTGTGCAACGTGCGACGGCGCATTTTACCGTGACAAGTGCTTGATTGTCGTTGGCGGCGGCAACTCGGCGGTACAGGAGGCGATCTTTTTAACTCGCTACGCCAGTCACATTGACCTATTGGTACGCAGCAAATTGCGCGCCAGCGATGTCTTGCAAAAAGAGCTGCAAAAGTATGTCGATGAGGGCAAAATTACCGTCCATATCGGTGCGACGACTGATGAAATTATCGTCAAAGACGACAAATTCTACGGTGTCAAATCGACCCAAAACGGCGAGCAGAAAGAATTTATGGCAGACGGCTTATTTGTTTTCATCGGCTTGATTCCAAACACGCAGTTTTTGGTAGACTCAGGTATTGAGCTGGACTTGGGCGGACACATCGTTACCGACGAGCATTTACATACCAATATCCCCGGTGTCTTTGCTTCGGGCGACGTACGTTCGGGCGCAACCATGCAAATCGCTTCGGCGGTCGGCGAGGGTGCGGTGGCGGCATTGCAGATTCGTGAATATTTACAAGAAAAAGCCAGAGAGGAGTAG
- a CDS encoding ATP-binding cassette domain-containing protein, with protein sequence MKPLIHMLRYARGMGRYYVGVSVSSVVVALTGIAVPFVISRATSLMVEVVEGGTVGIEQAIFLALVLLALDVTNTMVRNLGGYWGDVMATRLKQQLSTRYYHHLLGLPQSYFDGELTGTIINRLNRAITETTNFLNMFANNFFQMLLTTGITIGIVLVYSLELAVMVVIMYPLFMWLTALTSKKWQAFQNRKNHETDMASGRFAEVIAQIKVVKSYVRESLEYRHFAKRYRKTIAITRKQSRYWHSMDIVRGVVLSVIFFMIFAYIFVQTTERRFSIGDMVLLITLINNLRMPLFNMSFIVDNFQKALAGSKDFVGVMTLRPAIEDAHHAPELVVSRGAVEFRDVSFRYASAMQKPVLTDISFTLRPGEHVALVSESGGGKTTLTNLLMRLYQPDGGEIMIDDMAIDAVQQKSLRRHIATVFQEPALFSGTIRENIAYGADEPTDEQVIAAAKAANAHDFISELDKGYDTQIGERGLKLSGGQKQRIAIARAVLKDAPILILDEATSNLDSKSEHLVQQALERLMKGRTTLIIAHRLSTIATVDRIVTLKYGRVDEIGTPKQLAKSGGIYANLLKLQRTAGVGIDDELARYDIAAERKH encoded by the coding sequence ATGAAGCCGCTAATTCACATGCTCCGATATGCGCGCGGCATGGGCAGATACTACGTCGGAGTTAGTGTCAGCTCGGTTGTCGTGGCGCTGACCGGCATCGCAGTACCGTTCGTGATTTCGCGGGCGACCAGCTTGATGGTCGAAGTGGTTGAGGGCGGCACGGTGGGAATTGAGCAGGCGATTTTCTTGGCGCTGGTGCTGCTGGCGCTTGACGTGACGAATACGATGGTGCGAAACCTTGGTGGTTACTGGGGTGATGTGATGGCCACGCGGCTCAAGCAGCAGCTGTCAACGCGGTACTATCATCACTTGCTTGGCTTGCCGCAAAGTTATTTTGATGGCGAGCTGACCGGCACAATTATCAATCGCCTGAACCGCGCGATTACCGAAACGACGAATTTCCTGAACATGTTTGCCAATAACTTTTTCCAGATGCTGCTCACGACAGGTATCACCATCGGCATCGTTCTGGTGTACAGCCTGGAGTTGGCGGTAATGGTGGTCATTATGTACCCGCTATTTATGTGGCTGACGGCGCTGACCAGCAAGAAGTGGCAGGCCTTTCAGAACCGTAAAAATCACGAGACGGATATGGCCAGCGGCCGGTTTGCCGAAGTCATTGCTCAGATCAAAGTCGTCAAAAGCTATGTCCGTGAGTCGCTTGAATATCGTCATTTTGCCAAGCGTTACCGCAAAACAATTGCCATTACGCGCAAGCAATCGCGCTACTGGCACAGCATGGACATCGTGCGCGGCGTGGTGTTGTCGGTCATTTTCTTTATGATTTTTGCGTACATTTTTGTGCAGACGACCGAGCGGCGCTTTTCGATCGGCGATATGGTGCTATTGATCACGCTGATTAATAATTTGCGGATGCCGCTGTTTAACATGAGTTTCATCGTTGATAATTTCCAGAAAGCTCTGGCTGGGAGTAAGGATTTTGTTGGCGTAATGACGCTGCGCCCAGCGATTGAAGATGCCCATCACGCACCGGAATTAGTTGTGAGCCGCGGGGCAGTCGAGTTTCGCGATGTTTCATTTCGCTACGCCTCTGCCATGCAAAAACCAGTGTTGACCGACATCTCGTTTACGCTTCGTCCCGGTGAGCATGTCGCTCTCGTCAGTGAGTCGGGCGGTGGCAAGACCACTTTAACGAACTTGCTGATGCGCCTGTATCAGCCAGACGGTGGTGAGATTATGATTGATGATATGGCAATTGATGCGGTGCAGCAAAAGAGTTTGCGCCGTCATATCGCCACGGTGTTTCAGGAGCCAGCGCTCTTTTCCGGTACAATTCGTGAAAATATCGCCTATGGCGCCGATGAGCCGACGGATGAGCAGGTAATCGCCGCCGCCAAGGCCGCCAACGCGCATGACTTCATCAGCGAGCTTGACAAAGGGTACGACACACAAATTGGCGAGCGCGGCCTCAAGCTGTCCGGCGGTCAGAAGCAGCGCATCGCCATCGCGCGGGCGGTACTCAAGGATGCGCCAATTCTCATTCTCGACGAGGCAACGAGCAATCTCGACAGCAAGAGCGAGCATCTAGTGCAGCAGGCGCTGGAGCGGCTGATGAAGGGGCGAACGACGCTGATTATCGCCCACCGGCTGAGTACCATCGCCACGGTGGATCGGATTGTGACGCTAAAATATGGCCGGGTCGACGAGATCGGTACGCCGAAACAGCTGGCAAAATCGGGCGGTATTTATGCTAATTTGCTCAAGCTACAGCGGACAGCTGGCGTGGGGATTGATGATGAGCTGGCACGTTATGACATTGCGGCCGAGAGGAAACATTGA
- the pheT gene encoding phenylalanine--tRNA ligase subunit beta yields the protein MKVSLNLIKQLINFELPPVDELVARVNQQLGGVEEVIDLSAKYGGARIVRVVECAKHPDADRLSVTKIDDGGAVADVPRDEDGLVQVVCGAPNVHADMWAIWLPPKSTVPASFNDDEPFVLDARPLRGVLSQGMLAAADELAIGTDHEGIVEIYEHDVPVGVELTAGANFAETFGLDDYVLDIENKMFTHRPDCFGQLGVAREIAGIFHQQFTSPEWYKSDQQFAAGEGLELTVANDAPELVPRFMAVAFRDVTVQPSPLWLQCQLVAMGGKPINNVVDATNYMMFMTAQPTHAYDYDKLRGHKLEARMARDGEKVSLLNGKEYKLTNDDIVIADGEGVIGLAGIMGGADTEVSNGTKNIILECANFDMYALRRTAMRHGIFTDALTRFNKGQSPLQNAAVLKQLMSMVGGAQASEVFDASSSNECIMPDAIHRVDSQGVSNEFVNERLGTDFSNDEIADILRRTEFMVEVDEHGCEVYSPFWRTDIELPEDIVEEVGRLYGFDKLPRQLPRRSIKPAPKNLRRELKNAVRQSLSRAGANEVLTYSFVHERILKNAEQDVAQAYKLSNALSPDLQYYRLAVLPSLLDKVHANIKAGHDEFALFEMGKGHSKMHGLGEDNLPVASQFTDIVYAAKKPGAGAPFYVIRRLVEQLARELGAELVFKPIEEELNYPVTAPFDQSRSALVETTDGTFIGLVGELKQSVIKNFKLPVYVAAASLDTAGLEAVYAKRDSHYQPLSRYPSTTRDISLKVPSAVKYQQLLQTLDEVVRDVAMEVRLELLTIYQPEDDAEQKTMTWRLTFTSHERTLADKDIAPVMQQIERAAKDKWGAEIV from the coding sequence ATGAAAGTCAGCCTAAATCTTATCAAACAATTGATTAATTTTGAATTACCGCCGGTGGATGAGTTGGTGGCGCGGGTCAATCAGCAACTTGGTGGTGTCGAAGAAGTGATCGACCTCAGCGCTAAATATGGTGGCGCGCGGATCGTTCGGGTGGTTGAATGCGCCAAGCATCCTGACGCCGATCGGCTGAGCGTGACCAAGATCGATGATGGCGGCGCGGTCGCGGATGTGCCGCGCGATGAGGACGGTCTGGTACAAGTGGTCTGCGGTGCGCCGAATGTTCACGCCGACATGTGGGCGATTTGGTTGCCGCCAAAAAGTACGGTGCCGGCGAGTTTTAATGACGACGAGCCGTTCGTGCTGGACGCGCGACCGCTGCGTGGAGTGCTTAGCCAAGGTATGTTGGCGGCGGCGGACGAGCTGGCGATTGGTACGGATCACGAGGGAATTGTTGAGATTTATGAACACGACGTGCCGGTGGGCGTTGAACTTACGGCAGGTGCGAATTTCGCGGAAACGTTTGGTCTGGATGATTACGTATTGGACATTGAAAATAAGATGTTTACGCACCGGCCGGATTGTTTCGGGCAGCTCGGCGTGGCGCGCGAGATTGCCGGGATTTTTCATCAGCAATTCACGAGCCCTGAGTGGTATAAATCAGATCAGCAATTTGCGGCGGGCGAGGGGTTGGAGCTCACCGTGGCGAATGATGCGCCAGAATTAGTGCCGCGGTTCATGGCGGTAGCGTTTCGCGATGTTACCGTGCAGCCAAGCCCATTGTGGCTACAATGTCAGTTGGTGGCGATGGGCGGCAAGCCGATTAATAACGTTGTCGATGCCACGAATTATATGATGTTCATGACGGCGCAGCCAACGCACGCCTATGATTATGACAAATTGCGTGGGCACAAACTTGAGGCACGAATGGCTCGTGATGGCGAGAAAGTCAGCCTGCTTAATGGCAAAGAGTATAAGTTGACGAATGATGACATCGTCATCGCTGATGGCGAGGGAGTGATTGGTCTGGCGGGAATTATGGGCGGTGCCGACACTGAAGTCTCAAATGGCACGAAAAACATCATCCTCGAATGTGCTAATTTTGACATGTACGCGTTGCGCCGTACGGCCATGCGACACGGTATTTTTACCGATGCACTCACGCGGTTTAACAAGGGTCAATCGCCGCTCCAAAATGCCGCCGTGCTGAAACAGCTGATGAGCATGGTGGGTGGAGCGCAGGCGAGTGAAGTGTTTGACGCTAGCTCATCTAATGAATGTATTATGCCGGATGCTATTCACCGTGTTGACTCGCAAGGTGTTTCGAATGAGTTTGTTAACGAACGACTGGGTACTGATTTTTCTAACGATGAAATTGCCGATATTTTGCGCCGTACTGAATTTATGGTTGAAGTTGATGAACATGGTTGTGAGGTCTACAGCCCGTTTTGGCGCACCGATATTGAGCTACCCGAGGACATCGTCGAGGAGGTTGGGCGGCTGTATGGCTTTGATAAGTTACCGCGTCAACTGCCTCGTCGTAGTATTAAACCCGCACCGAAAAACCTGCGTCGTGAGTTGAAAAACGCCGTTCGCCAAAGTCTATCGCGCGCTGGCGCCAACGAAGTCTTGACCTACAGTTTCGTTCATGAACGTATCCTGAAAAACGCCGAGCAAGACGTTGCTCAGGCATACAAATTATCAAACGCCCTCAGTCCTGATTTGCAATATTACCGCTTGGCGGTGCTGCCAAGTCTACTCGACAAGGTTCACGCCAACATCAAGGCCGGGCATGATGAATTTGCCTTGTTTGAGATGGGCAAGGGCCACAGCAAAATGCATGGCCTAGGCGAAGATAACTTGCCAGTAGCCAGTCAGTTTACAGACATCGTCTACGCCGCCAAAAAGCCAGGGGCGGGCGCACCATTTTATGTGATTCGTCGCTTGGTTGAGCAATTAGCGCGTGAGCTTGGTGCTGAGCTGGTATTCAAGCCAATTGAAGAGGAGCTCAACTACCCAGTTACGGCACCGTTTGACCAGTCGCGTAGTGCGTTGGTCGAGACAACCGACGGAACGTTCATCGGTCTAGTCGGTGAATTGAAACAATCAGTCATCAAGAACTTCAAATTACCGGTGTATGTGGCAGCGGCGAGCTTGGACACAGCTGGCCTAGAGGCTGTCTACGCCAAGCGTGACAGTCATTATCAGCCACTCAGCCGCTATCCATCAACGACGCGCGATATCTCGCTCAAAGTACCATCCGCTGTCAAGTATCAGCAGCTACTACAGACGCTGGACGAGGTTGTACGGGACGTTGCTATGGAGGTGCGACTTGAGCTACTCACTATTTATCAGCCTGAGGATGATGCGGAGCAGAAGACGATGACATGGCGGCTGACGTTTACCTCGCATGAGCGGACGTTAGCGGACAAGGACATCGCGCCGGTAATGCAGCAGATTGAACGGGCGGCCAAAGACAAGTGGGGCGCTGAAATAGTCTGA
- a CDS encoding HIT domain-containing protein, with product MNHTIFDDIVSGTVKSWKVWEDEQFLAFLTPFPNTPGVTVVIPKHNPGDYIFAIDETLYLEFMRAVRQVARLLERAFDTPRVALVFEGTGVAHVHAKLYPLHGDLAGRTDVWAENAEFHESYRGWLTTTEGPKMDEAELNRIQAQIIAAQG from the coding sequence ATGAACCATACAATTTTCGACGACATTGTATCAGGCACCGTAAAATCATGGAAGGTTTGGGAGGACGAGCAATTTCTGGCGTTTCTCACGCCGTTTCCAAATACCCCGGGGGTGACAGTGGTCATTCCAAAGCATAATCCGGGTGATTATATTTTTGCGATTGACGAGACGCTGTACCTCGAGTTTATGCGAGCAGTGCGCCAGGTGGCGCGGCTGCTGGAGCGCGCGTTTGATACACCGCGGGTAGCGCTGGTATTCGAGGGGACGGGCGTGGCGCATGTGCATGCTAAGCTGTATCCGCTGCACGGTGACTTGGCAGGGCGGACTGATGTCTGGGCAGAGAACGCAGAGTTTCACGAGAGCTATCGTGGTTGGCTGACGACGACCGAGGGGCCAAAGATGGATGAGGCCGAACTAAACCGGATTCAGGCGCAGATCATTGCTGCTCAAGGGTAA
- the cyaB gene encoding class IV adenylate cyclase, translating into MKGHQMTKKLLEIERKRQLTGDAKELIKRLQGLGFELESSRHEIDTYYSRPDVNFMQTVECLRIRQRDGFAEVTYKPATTIATHTKNDVIIKPETNLPIQPGNAAIAKQLLANLGMVQLVEVNKYRRSFQSPDFPQATVAIDEIKDAGTFVEVEVLSDDETSALAMISEIEVKLGLDSAEVVTRPYRDICMG; encoded by the coding sequence ATGAAAGGCCACCAAATGACCAAAAAGCTACTAGAAATCGAACGCAAACGCCAATTAACCGGCGACGCAAAAGAATTAATCAAGCGATTGCAAGGCCTCGGTTTTGAGTTAGAGAGCAGCCGCCACGAAATCGATACGTACTATTCTCGCCCCGATGTCAATTTCATGCAGACGGTCGAATGTTTGCGGATTCGCCAGCGCGATGGTTTTGCTGAGGTGACATATAAGCCTGCGACGACGATTGCGACACATACGAAAAACGATGTGATCATTAAGCCCGAGACAAACCTACCGATTCAGCCCGGGAACGCGGCAATCGCCAAGCAGCTACTGGCAAATCTCGGTATGGTGCAGCTCGTTGAAGTTAATAAATACCGGCGATCATTCCAATCCCCAGACTTTCCGCAGGCAACGGTGGCTATAGACGAAATCAAAGACGCTGGGACGTTTGTAGAAGTTGAAGTTTTGTCAGATGATGAGACTAGTGCGCTGGCGATGATCAGCGAGATTGAGGTCAAACTCGGCCTTGACTCGGCAGAAGTTGTCACGCGGCCTTATCGGGATATTTGTATGGGATAA
- the pheS gene encoding phenylalanine--tRNA ligase subunit alpha — METLEEVRSLLLSRVAEAAEPRSVLRSAELRELYGVIATLPSEERGVFGKKVNELKQELERAVTAREDELSKVDLPPIDVTAPMDVNAPRPSLLPSEHGTIHPLMREIDRISDIFNRMGFVTEESREIDDQFHMFESLNFPKGHPARDDYDTFMTEETDANGDRLIAPAHTSTMQNRVLKKYRGNLASGEAIAAIVPDRVFRNEDLDARHEHTFYQVEGVYVAKGVNVGNLIATLQEFLQEYYGKQLDVRVNPFYFPFTEPSFEFALSCPFCEDEDAGCKVCSGEGWIELLGCGMIHPNVLKAADIDPNKYTGFAFGCGIDRLVMMKYGIEDVRHFESGKLDFLEQF; from the coding sequence GTGGAAACGTTAGAGGAAGTTCGATCACTATTATTATCGCGCGTAGCCGAGGCAGCTGAACCGCGTAGCGTGTTGCGGAGCGCAGAGCTGCGGGAACTATATGGCGTTATCGCGACGTTGCCAAGCGAAGAGCGCGGGGTATTTGGTAAAAAGGTTAATGAATTGAAGCAGGAATTGGAGCGGGCAGTTACGGCTCGCGAAGATGAGCTATCGAAAGTTGATTTGCCGCCAATTGACGTGACAGCGCCGATGGACGTCAATGCCCCACGGCCTAGTTTGCTACCGAGTGAGCACGGCACGATTCATCCATTGATGCGAGAAATTGACCGCATTTCTGACATTTTCAATCGAATGGGTTTCGTGACGGAAGAGTCGCGTGAGATTGATGACCAATTTCATATGTTTGAGAGCCTGAATTTCCCGAAAGGTCACCCAGCGCGCGATGATTATGACACGTTCATGACTGAGGAGACTGACGCTAATGGCGACCGCTTGATTGCACCGGCGCACACCTCGACCATGCAGAACCGCGTACTGAAGAAATATCGCGGTAATTTGGCGAGCGGCGAGGCGATCGCCGCCATCGTGCCCGACCGGGTGTTTCGTAACGAAGACCTGGACGCGCGGCACGAGCACACATTCTATCAAGTTGAGGGCGTGTATGTCGCCAAGGGGGTTAACGTCGGCAATCTGATCGCTACCTTGCAGGAGTTTTTGCAAGAATATTACGGCAAGCAACTTGACGTGCGCGTCAATCCATTTTATTTCCCATTCACCGAACCGAGCTTTGAATTTGCACTGAGCTGCCCATTCTGTGAGGATGAGGATGCAGGCTGTAAAGTTTGTTCGGGCGAGGGCTGGATCGAACTATTGGGCTGCGGCATGATTCATCCGAATGTGCTGAAGGCTGCCGATATCGACCCGAATAAGTACACTGGCTTTGCCTTTGGCTGCGGCATCGACCGGCTGGTAATGATGAAATACGGCATTGAAGACGTGCGGCATTTTGAAAGCGGTAAGTTGGACTTTTTGGAGCAGTTTTAA
- the rmuC gene encoding DNA recombination protein RmuC, whose product MEAIIIILLVIIVIGLGATLFVLQSKLSELKNQSSVELIKTDVVELGRTIAKLNESVSDKLERSNAQVQTSVQKQLSESAKLVADVTQRLAKLDETNKRVVDVATDLKTLQNVLQNPKQRGVFGEFYLESVLDNVLPAKQFQMQYRFKDGETVDAVIFLDKGQILPVDSKFSLENYNRMINAETKAERELWLNKVKADLKGRIDETSKYIRPRENTMDFAFMFIPSESLYYDLLINNVGAGGSSRDLIEYAFRDKRVIIVSPTSFLAYLQTVLQGLRSLQIEEQAKDIQVRVGQLGVHIKKFDELMTKMGKSLSTTVGHYNNSYKELGKIDKDVVRIAGGDHQTQPELLDRPMQED is encoded by the coding sequence ATGGAAGCCATTATCATTATTCTCTTAGTTATTATCGTTATAGGTTTGGGTGCGACGTTGTTCGTGCTGCAGTCAAAGTTAAGCGAGCTGAAAAATCAATCATCAGTCGAACTCATCAAAACTGACGTGGTGGAACTGGGGCGAACCATCGCCAAGCTGAATGAATCAGTCAGTGACAAATTGGAGCGCAGTAACGCCCAGGTGCAAACCTCAGTCCAAAAGCAGCTGTCAGAAAGCGCTAAGTTGGTGGCGGACGTGACGCAGAGACTGGCAAAATTGGATGAGACGAACAAGCGGGTGGTTGATGTGGCGACTGACCTAAAAACTCTGCAGAACGTCTTGCAAAACCCTAAGCAGCGCGGCGTGTTCGGCGAGTTTTACCTGGAAAGTGTGCTGGACAATGTGCTGCCCGCCAAGCAGTTTCAGATGCAGTACCGATTCAAGGACGGCGAGACTGTTGATGCGGTTATCTTTCTGGACAAGGGGCAGATCTTGCCGGTGGATAGTAAGTTTAGCTTGGAAAATTACAACCGGATGATCAATGCCGAGACTAAAGCTGAGCGCGAGCTGTGGCTGAATAAGGTGAAGGCTGACTTGAAGGGGCGCATTGACGAAACTAGCAAGTACATTCGCCCGCGCGAGAATACTATGGATTTTGCCTTTATGTTTATCCCCAGTGAGTCGCTGTATTATGACCTGCTGATCAACAATGTTGGTGCGGGCGGTTCGAGCCGCGATTTGATTGAATACGCCTTTCGTGACAAGCGCGTGATCATCGTCAGCCCGACCAGCTTTTTGGCGTATTTGCAGACGGTGCTGCAGGGCCTGAGGAGTCTACAAATTGAAGAACAGGCCAAGGACATTCAGGTGCGTGTCGGCCAGCTGGGCGTGCATATCAAAAAGTTTGATGAGTTAATGACTAAGATGGGCAAGAGCCTCAGCACGACTGTCGGGCATTATAATAATTCGTATAAGGAACTCGGCAAGATTGATAAAGACGTAGTGCGAATCGCTGGTGGTGATCATCAAACGCAGCCAGAGCTACTTGATCGACCAATGCAAGAGGACTAA
- a CDS encoding phosphatase PAP2 family protein: MDISWMVKIIADGLVIPVVLIGIYTLIRHVPRGQRYQVYMRVLMAGLTAFVAAKIIGLLYQPSGLRPFELAGVSAGASFLDNPGFPSDHALFTMAITLAVWFGAKCRGWAVACLVMTLLVGIGRVVALVHTPLDVAGGLIIAWVGIFWYMPLRRVSRTAK; the protein is encoded by the coding sequence ATGGATATTTCATGGATGGTGAAAATTATTGCCGACGGGCTGGTGATCCCAGTGGTGCTGATCGGGATATATACGCTCATCCGACACGTACCGCGAGGCCAGCGCTATCAGGTGTATATGCGAGTGCTGATGGCGGGGCTGACGGCGTTTGTTGCGGCAAAAATTATCGGGTTATTATATCAGCCATCAGGCCTCCGTCCGTTTGAGCTAGCAGGCGTGAGCGCCGGCGCCTCGTTTTTGGATAATCCGGGTTTCCCGTCCGATCACGCCCTGTTCACTATGGCCATCACGTTGGCGGTGTGGTTCGGCGCGAAGTGTCGAGGGTGGGCCGTGGCCTGTTTGGTGATGACGCTACTGGTTGGTATAGGGCGGGTGGTGGCGCTGGTGCATACGCCGCTTGATGTGGCTGGGGGGCTCATCATCGCTTGGGTGGGCATATTCTGGTACATGCCGTTGCGACGGGTGTCACGCACTGCAAAATAG
- the trmD gene encoding tRNA (guanosine(37)-N1)-methyltransferase TrmD, which translates to MMKDMRKFQVITLFPEMFSEVFGNSMMWKAQKDGIVSLETVNLREFGLGPRRQVDDTPYGGGDGMLLMIKPLWRAVEFARSRDESAKVVLMSPRGRRWRQAMARVAADDGRGLIIICGRYEGVDERIMEFVDEQWSIGDFVLTGGELPAMTIIDSIVRLLPGVLGGAMSAEIESFSDGETLEYPQYTRPEVFNDLRVPAVLLSGHHGKIAEWRKQQSQKAAVD; encoded by the coding sequence ATAATGAAGGATATGCGAAAATTTCAAGTTATTACCCTGTTCCCCGAGATGTTTTCTGAAGTCTTTGGAAATTCAATGATGTGGAAGGCGCAAAAGGATGGTATCGTTTCGCTCGAGACGGTGAACTTGCGTGAGTTCGGTCTGGGCCCGCGCCGCCAGGTGGATGATACGCCATATGGCGGTGGCGATGGGATGCTACTGATGATCAAGCCGTTGTGGCGGGCGGTGGAATTTGCCAGGTCGCGAGATGAGAGCGCAAAGGTTGTCTTGATGAGCCCGCGCGGTCGACGCTGGCGACAGGCGATGGCGCGTGTGGCGGCGGATGATGGCCGGGGGCTTATCATTATCTGCGGGCGATACGAGGGCGTTGACGAGCGCATTATGGAATTCGTTGATGAGCAGTGGAGCATCGGTGATTTTGTGCTGACTGGTGGTGAGCTGCCGGCAATGACCATCATTGACTCGATCGTGCGGCTGCTGCCAGGTGTGCTGGGCGGTGCAATGTCAGCGGAGATTGAGAGCTTCTCAGACGGCGAGACACTTGAGTACCCGCAGTACACTCGGCCAGAGGTATTTAATGACTTGCGAGTACCGGCAGTCTTACTGAGTGGGCATCACGGCAAAATCGCCGAGTGGCGCAAACAGCAGTCGCAAAAAGCAGCCGTTGATTAG
- a CDS encoding KH domain-containing protein yields the protein MSTIDQQFVEYVVKALVGHPEDVVVERLIDEKGVLLTLTVNPEDLGRVIGKRGGTAQSLRTLLRALGTKNDARYNLKIVNNDGFTSAKQTTTAASDDDSVDNSTDEIVENNSSYAENARKELAELDDLDI from the coding sequence ATGTCAACGATAGATCAGCAATTTGTAGAATACGTAGTAAAGGCGCTGGTTGGACATCCAGAAGATGTCGTCGTCGAGCGTTTGATTGACGAAAAAGGAGTGTTGCTCACACTGACGGTCAACCCAGAGGATCTCGGTCGGGTTATCGGTAAGCGTGGCGGTACAGCCCAAAGTCTGCGGACGCTGCTCAGGGCGTTGGGGACGAAAAATGATGCGCGCTACAACCTGAAAATTGTCAATAACGACGGCTTTACGAGTGCTAAACAAACTACGACTGCCGCTTCAGATGATGATTCTGTGGACAACTCAACAGATGAAATTGTGGAAAATAACTCTTCTTATGCAGAAAATGCTCGAAAAGAGCTTGCAGAACTAGATGATCTTGATATATAA